The window tcagaaaaggcagggagagtgaacgagtctccgattactatttccccaagcgactcgcttggggcgttctcctcaattcggagagcttcaggaccggccccttccgatatacccaccgtttgttgacttcaatgggaagcatcctcgatctctaatgatttggggactctgcccgaacctTCCTCCGATATCTCCTCAGTCTGAGGAGGAGCTTTATAATTCACCATCGAttcagctgcctttggggcatcgatggttttcttcatttGGGCCACCGGCACGGacccgtcattttcttcttcttcttcttcttcttcttcttcttcttcttcttcttcttcttcttcttcttcttcttcatcccttagatgcagaactgattctacggtcaaaggaatggtatttTTCCTCGGCTTACAAGccatcctcatctttaattttgGATCTTCGAAGgcggaggccctttttctcttgttATACTTCACCAGCTTTGGATCAGaagccgaagcctcttcctcgatggatgaaggcctcaaaaccgcatctttgcccacacctacatacagGAAAATTGATTTACGTATATGGAAAGCATCTCATTTGAACtaccaaagatacgagaaaggggctcaccatgatttttggcctctcatcggccctttgacaaatcacgccacaagcgctcggcgtatgtggaggtcgaagctagatcccgtacccagttcttgagaccggggactgcaccgggcatccaaggaaccacTGCATCACAAAAGGGGGGATATCTGTGAGAAAAGGAAAGAAGGGgaaaaatagtaggagataataacagaattacacttacgcttcatgttccactcctcaggaaaaggcatcttttcagtttgaatcaggtccgaagtctttactcaaacgaacctgcccatccagcctcgatccatgtcctcgtctatactcgagaacggaaccttggtagcccgacgctgaagttttattaacccgcctcgaaatAGGCGAGGACAGTACAATCGGATGAGATGGTCGaaggtgaaaggcatcccctcgattttgttcacaaagtaacggatcaaaataacgatccgtagaaaagaaggatggatctggcctagggttatttggtattgacggcagaaatcaataataacagggtcgaggggacctaatgtgaaagggtaagtatacaaacttaaaaaccctttcacgtaagtggtgatatcttcttcagaagatggaattactatttctttgttctcccaattgcaatctttctttagctattcgaggtgcctctcggttatcgaacacatatacctcgatactggctcacatcggccgggAACCGATGAGCCattgtcgaccttaaaatcagacgTAAGAACACACACCCCAGGAACGCATTCCTTAGGTCGTGGCTCCACCAGTGTGTTGTCGGTGGCAGGCTTTGAAGAAGAAGCCtttttctttctgaggaatggttttttatgttttcgccatttttggatttaaagattgAGAATAGAAAgaggtaacaaagatttggtatttttgaagaaagattttgcagagaagaatcacagatttgcgagTGAATTCAGAAAGTGTgagaaagaagttagaaaatttagagtttgaaaatgtaaaagtgattaaaagtgaaaaaagggttatttataggtatagcaatggcggttcaatttCAATAAtggccgaccaccatctgacacgcattaaatgccttgaaaaactaaatcgacgagacagctatcacgtgcgtcatgatcgagcccaatgtaaacgtcagcttatatctgatcgagccgttgagaaatcatgtcgtttctcgctatatccttcccgagaaacgaggggactatatgtatacggtaaaaatcggttagtccttcgtacgaactggtcgaaaTGGTAATGCATTGGATCAGAGAAGcatcttcataatatcaggttgaggtccgaagtcaggtcaccaagcttcgagccCTAGGGACAGCTCAATGTCGAGCtcaatatcattatcgagctcaaatccaaatcgaaccatgatgcaaagtgaagttatcgagcttatgaggtAGAGACCGGttaacactgaccccgaatcaatacaaggatcccgagtcagaatcgagctcaagtcaagatcgagtgctcgagtcaagatcgagagctcaagTCAGTATTGAGCTTATAggcaagagccgttgcaatcccagaAGAGGAGAGAATCCTTGCaggaattatgaaaaagcttatctatcatgggtctcccactatgtatttttaattatatctaaagtaggatccctccactataaagggaATGGTTATTATTTATATAAGGACCAGGTTTTGCATAAAtggtaactgagatatcatacactcctatattgaagagttatccttttttagcttgataaattgattcatcttgcttaatctataaatcatcttcttcccaactttacttatttttcattctctacagtcaacattcgatatttctattcattcttatgatttgtgtcaagttataccacatacccttagaactgcgtacaaatttaactctacccatttttcgggtaaaaaaGTATAATATAAGAAGGCTTTGAGATCTAAAAATGTGATTATACATGACTGCAAAGATTCGAGCACCTAACCTCCCACTCGAAATTCAGTTGCTTAACCCATGGGACCAAGTGATGCTTCTTGGCAAGCGGTTTCGTTTCTTCAGTTACTTAACCTAATTCGAATTATATGtcttattttaataaattttccaGTGAAGCGGTATCGGATGACACCGTTTACACTAAGGTGCGCCCGGCCCTGTTAATGAATGTACACACTCAACTAAGTGCTCACTACATATTGCCACTACAAGGAGATGGTCCAGACTCCCAGCCCCAACATCATCTGGAGGTCGTCAAATTCAATTGTCACACGAGGATCTCGAACGTATCTATCAGCCATGGAAATTCTCAGTTATTATCAAACTCCATTGAAAAAGGATACAATATGATCTACTCAAAAAAAAGATCCAAGAACTATGAAAAATTCCTGAAAATTTTCCATTAATTGACCTTGGGGCTGACTATTAAAACTTTGTAGCGTCAGAAGCTAAAGCTTCACGTACAGCTGTTTGGGTCCGCCTACCATAATTACCAATCGAGTTATATGACGGTATTATTCTTAACAAAATAGGGAATAATATTGGCAGGTTACTAAAAATTGATGCTTGCGCTTTCTCGACCTTAAGGGGACGTTATGCAAGGCTATGTATATAATTGCCATTGGATGAACCAGCCTTTCCCTTTATCCTCAGTGGTCGTCATAAACAGCATATATATTATGAGGGAGAAAACTTCTTGTGTAAACAATGTGGGAGATTGGGCCATGTGGTATCCAAATGCCATTACAAGGAGGCATACCCAATTCCCTCTACTACACTGTAGAAGCTTCCATGAGCTAGCCAATCAACAGAGATCTAGAAGCGATGTCCAAGACAATAAAGAAGAAGTGTGTCATTCGCCAGGGGATATTTCAAACCTCAACCCAATATCCATGCGTTGGTCTGTACCATTCAACCAAGCACAAACTCAAGCCACTGCACCTCCACCTGCCAACCAGGTACTCCGACAAGCACCTCCTCCCAACGTACCAGAACCAGAAGATCAACAAGTGAGGAATGCATAGGAGATGATATATGTTCCTGGGGTCAGAAGAAATAATAGAGTTTTCAAGTCTAAATTAATGAGGTAAGTGTATATCTCTTCAAGGAGATGCAAGAGAAGAGGCACATTTTCAGTTGTCCGCCGGCACTTTACAAGTGCTCGTTGGACATCAGGCCACCACAGGATTAACTCACAACTAAACAGTGATGATTATTTGGAATATTAGGGGTGGTAATAATGATAATTTTCGGAGAAATAATTGATACCCACAGCCACAAACCATGCATGGTGGCTTTGTTGGAAGCTCGTATGGATAATCATATTAACCTCCTCAATGACTTCGCGACAAGCTGGAGGAATGGTTATACTATGGGACTCCAATGTGGTCGGTGTCCACAACTTTGTTAAGAGGAACCTAGAAATTCATGCTAACATGGAGGTAAGTGACTACAAGGCTATTCTCTTCTATATATGCTAGTACTAAAATAGAAAATAGAAATACTTTATGGCATAACATAGAAAATATTTATGATACTTACAAAGGCCCATGGCTTCTAGATGGTGATTTCAACGACAATTTTAGCAGGAATATTGATAAGTTTGGTGGAAATCCCATCAATCGTACCCTGCTTATGGACAAGTATTAACAAGTGTAACCTCATGGATCTAGGATATAAGGGTTGTAAATACACTTGGTCCAATCATCGTAAGAAATCTAGAGGTACGACTTGATAGGATCTCTGTTAACAATGATtgtatcaatttattttcaaaggCTACTGTAGTGGTCATAATCCCTTATTGATCCAACTAATTCCTAGAAATTTTAACTACAATGACAAACCTTTTACGTTAGAGACCATTTGGTGTAGATACCCAGATTTCATAAATATTATACGATAAAGTTGGAATAACAATGACTTTAACAATGCTCTAAACCTGTTTAGAGATAGGATTCATATTTGAAAACATGATACACATtttcaaaaagaagaaaagactGTTAGCTTGCTTAAATGGTATCCAATCTTCCCCAAATTACTATTGTAACATGTTTTTACAAGACCTAGAGTCAAAACTCCAACTTGTGTATAATAATATCCTTAAGATGGAAGAGGACTTTTGGAAATTACCTTCTCGTATCTCTTAGCTAAATGAAGGTGATGCCAATACTAGGTTCTACGCCTCTAACAGAAAATGTGGTAATACTATTATGTACTTTAAGAATGATAATGGTGAGTGAATTTCTGACCCAAAAGCCATCCTAGAACACACTCACAACTTCTTTCAATTTGCTTTCACTACGTCCAAATCCATAACAAACAGGAATGCCATCTTTCTTGAAAGAACCCACtgcaacaataacatacccaatATTATCCCACAACCCACTAGCCATACTAATTTAGACCTAACAAGCTTAGATAGACCATTGGTTAATAATGAAATCACTAAGGCAATTTTTTCTTTCAAGCCCTTTAAGGCTCCAAGGACCAGATGGCTTGCAcccatttttcgaccaaaaataTTGGCATATTATTATTAGCTCAGTGTTAAAAAATTTTCACAAGGTCTTCGAAACTCAATTTTTACCCAACAATACTAATGATACCTACTTATGCCTCATTCCAAAAATTTGCCAATGCTAATAATCTAAAAAACTTCAGGCCGGTTGACCTTTGTAAAACGTCTTATAAAATTGTCACCAAGATTATTGCCAACAAACTTAAGTCTCATCTTCCTAATTTGATTAGTCCACTCCAAtctaattttataaaaaaaataggaGAGCTAGCGATAATGCCATCATCATTCAAGAGCTCATAAATAACTTACACAATTTTAGAAGCTCTAAATTCAATATAATGTTAAAAATTGATCTTGAAAAGGCATTTAATCGACTGAAATGGTCGTTTGTATATAGAACTCttagattttttaattttccTCCTAAGATTTCTAAGCTAGTAATGCACTGTATTTGCGCAAGTACCATTGGGGTGCTTGTAAATGGTACAAAGTTCAACTTCTTTAGTCTTAGTAGAAGCCTACGCCAAGGGGATCCTATGTCTCCTTATATTTTTATTCTATGTATGGTACTGCTCTCACGACTAATTAACCATCAAGTTGACATTATGCTAAGGGAACCTATTAAGGTTAATTATAAAAGCCCTAGTTTCTCTCATCTTTTTTTCGTGGATGATCTAATTCTAATGGGAAAGGCTAGCCATAAAACTGGACATTGTATCAAAAAGTGCCTGGAATTATTTTGTCAAGAGTCATGTCATTCTATAAATTACtctaaataaaaaataatcttCTTGAAAAACTGCCCTTCGAGTACTACTTTCTACTTTGCTAACttatttggcatgaaaattaaCTATGAGTCTGGCAAATATCTTGGATTCCCAATTCTTAACCATAAGCCCAAACCTGCGAACTTCTAATTTGTTATCGACAAAATGCGATTTAGATTGTCATTTTGGAAATCAAAGTTCCTTAACATTACTGGTAGAGGTTACTGGGATACTTCTCAAATTAGTAGTGTGGTGAACCCATCTAGAGGATCAAATGTTGATTTTAGAGGTTGTACAAGGATACCAAATAGTACCTTCATTGCAAATCCTCCAACCTAAATTTTTGAAATATCCTCCAACCCTAACATGTCCGGTTTACAAAACAGGTGTGGAAGATATTCAATACATTTTTCTTCTCTGTTCAATAGCTTCTCATTTTTGGGAAGAATTAGGCATTGTGAGAACAATCCAACCACCATATATAGTATCCACTGGCTAATTCACATAAAGGACTCCCACCTACAGAATGCTAAGCACAACATCAATTGGGAAAGTCATGTTTCCATTCACCATTTGGAACCTTTGGAAAAATAGGAACAATAATCTAGCTAGCTTTAGACTTGAACCCAATTATTAAAGTTATTCATCAAGCCTGGGAATTTAATTTCTTTACTGAAAGGAATCGTCTTAAGATTGGAAGGATCAGAATCGAGGTAAAATGGCAAAAGCCCAACAACAACACTATCAAACTAAATATAGACGGTGCATTCTCAAAGGATACGATGGAGATGAATTTTACACAAGTGGAGATTAAGATTCACTTCACATAAATCACTAAACTACTGATCGAGTGACGATAACGAATCTTTTAATAACACTCTATTTGATTGCAGGTTATTAATGCGTACTCAGACATATATAACTTCAGGGAAGGAAATGGAGATGCGCATCAACTAGCAAAGGAAGCTATTACCCACTTCAAGCCAACTAAATGTGTTTACCTTACTCGTCCTCCTTTTTTCTTGAACCAGAACTACATAGAAACAAGCAAGGAATATGTAGTAGTACTACGTATTTTCCTACCGACTATGTTATGTCTCTGTAATATTTTGATACAGTTCTAGTAATATAAGCTTCCttttctttcaaaaaaaaaaaagacttacaTGTTATAAGTTGATGACTAGATGGTATATACATGTTGATTTTTGATTTCGCATTACGATTGAAGGATTACCACATCAATTGGTAACTATAACGGAAGACAAATATAATAGGCGATAGGCTTTGATTTATTGTATGACTTAAGGTATGTAAAATAAATATAAGtctaatatttatattattttctaCACAAGCCACTTATTAAGTAATCTTTATTTGATATTTTTCCTCCTGGAAAGTGAAAGGAAATGAGTGAAGTGAAGCTTCCCACAATACGAGTTAAGGGACTTCAAGTAATCTTAATACGAGAGAGAACTTTATAGAATATGATACTTATGAGTGGGAATGATGGCCACCCAACGTCAAGCATATGAACTCGTTATATCAATAGTTCTCTGTCTACTACCCCAGCGCATCTCCTATTACTTTGAATGATAGAACAATTCGAAAAAGGTAGCAAACATAGTAGAAGAAAAATAATCTCTTAGCTTCATCTGTCTCCTTGCCATTTGATGTTTACATATCCACTTTCACTTTGTATCCTACCAGCCAGTTACTAGATTAAACTATCTTGTACAATGAAAGAGATTGCATATTTGCTTCATCCAGAGCAAGTACAGTAGAAGAAATCACAGACATGACTCTTCTTGTCGGGGCAGATTCATGCTTTGAAATTTATGGGTTTGAGTTCGTAATTCTACCGCAACCTATTTGATTTACTGGGATCAAAACTCTACTGCAACCTGCCCCTTGTCAAGTTCAGTGACTGTCAAACActattaatatataaaaatatcgaGTGGTATAAAATTtccaagaaagaaaaaaaaacttgttCAATTAAGTTTTCTGGAAAAGTTAACACATCTACACGACCCCTAAAATTAAGTAACGCGTTAGGAAGATATCCCTACTGTTAAAAACCAGCATATTATGCGCACATTCAGACGAGCAGAGCAAAAAACACGACCCCTGAAGTTAAATACAACAAAAGTACAATAAACCCTTCTGTTATTGCCCCGAGCCAGAGATGATCAAGTGTACAAAAGAGTGATCGAGGATATGCATTTTTAAGCCTATATTTATCAACGGTTACCATTTAGAGTCCTAAGATAATTTCAAAAGCATTTTTAATCATTCTTTTACCTTTTGGATTTGGATACTTGAATCAGTATTTCTTTCTCAAAAAGTAAGGTGATCATGCCACAAATTTTAACTTGGCAAGTAGCACAACCAGTGCTATGCTGCAATATGCCTCTTTTGGTTTACACAAGCCTAAAGCTATGCAATTCCAATAGACTTTGTTCATAGGATATTCTGCACTTTCTTATGCTGGGGTTTATGCATTTCACCATCATATTGCCTGATTGACTAATGTCCAGTGTCCACAGACTTCACACATGCAGTAGAAGGTGGAGCGAAAGAGAGTTGAAAAATTCTTTACTATTTCTATGTAGCTGCCTCGGTACTGTTTCATTTTTACAACCAAGGAACTCGAAGAGGAATAACAACAAAAATGCAGCTTTCTTTCAAGGTTCATTTGATTCAGTAAACACTTAATAGATGAAACTCTTACTCAAACGGCCAAATGTTATCAAACCAGCTCCACTGGATTGACAGCATTTCTAATACCTTGCCATTAATACCTGCAAAAGGAGAGAAAAATCCCCACCTTCTCCACGTGGAAATTATCGAATGATAATCTCAGGAAAGTAGGAAGTCATCACGTAGTTTTGATAGCCATTGGTTTACCTCGACCCATGGAGAATCCCTTAGTGCCATCCGACATACGAGGTACAGAAGATTGCTTGGCTGCTGCTGACTGATCAAAAACAGGCTGCCCTAGGCCAACACGATTGATATTTGAGGGGGCATTTCCCACACTACTTCCATGATTGATGTTTGACATGGGAGCCCCTAAATGACCTCCACAGCTGTTTTGATGAAACTGGGGACGTCCATGTCCACGTCCCTGACCCTGTCCTTGTCCCTTACCCCGACCACACCTTTTTCTCATCCCATCACTGTCAGGCTCCTCCTGCCGATGTAAAACAAAGATGAGGAAACCACAAAAATAAAACACAGACTACACTACAATATTATTGAAAACCAGTCTCTGCAGGATTATGTGGTGTGGTGCAGTTACTAAAATACTATCTAGACATGTTACCACATTTTAGGAATAAATACAGATTCACTTACTGCAAGCTCATTGGACCGAGCATCAAGATGGTGTGATGACTCTTCATTAAGCTTTTCATTGACCTCTAATGCAAAACTATCATCTTCCTTGAAGTTGTGTTCACTATCATGACCAACTTTTTTCCCTCGAGCTTGGCCACATTTTTCCTGTGAGTTCAACCAAAATCCATACATACatgatattattaaaaataagatCAAATACATTCGACGAAATTTATGCTGAGGCAAAAAGGGTTAATTTGAACTTGTATGACAAGTGGCACAAACAACAATTAcacctcagtcccaaacaagttgggtcGGAAATATGAATCCACACTTCTTCTTTAAGCTCAACTCAGATCCTCTCATACCAAAACAATATAGaagtaaaagtaaaaaataagataaatatatatattatatataaataatagtaataataatgacATTAGAAGTTCTCTAGCAAGTCTAAATTGTACAAAATTGGGTAAGATCAACAAAATCTGGTAACAGGCCCAAAAGCTGCTCCTGTCCCTGTCAAGGGAGATCCAACCATCTTCATTTAATCAACACATTATAGTCAAGAAATTCTTCAGCACTGACTACTTCTGAACGGAAAGGAAAGGGATTAAACGGAAATAATGAATGGCATAATAAGATCTGAGTTAAAAATTAAATGTTTTCCTAGTCATCCATTTCTTCCCCTTCCTTCAGAAACAATCAACCCCTAGAATTATCTTATATTATCAACTGAAAAATCAATCACTATAACTGCATCAGAAGTACTCCGAACAAATATGGACTATAAGTGTGTAGTTTGGGCATCTAAATTATGTCAGCAACATTCATCATCAGTTCTCAACATTCATTCTTTTTTCAGTAACAAACAGAATTATCACTGCTTAAATCGTGTGGTTTCAAGTGTACACAGGGAAACACTGTTCAAGACTCACCGTGTGTCTAAGAAGTAACCGGACTTTTAGACAATTTCTCCAGTTATCCTCATCATTTAATTCTGCAACCTGCAATATAAGATCAAAAACGAAAATAAAGGATGCCAAAGACAGAGATATCCAAGTTTTGCTGGAAACAACATTATATTAACTCACCGCCCTCTCAGCCAATTTGATGGATTCGTATTCCACAAAAGCGTGTAACTGCATTCAGATGTCCAATTCAGATACTAGAAGGAACAACGTTATACCAAGTATAAATATAGACACCGCTATCTTATATGTGCCAGGCTACAGAACTCTGTTGCAGTATCAATTTTTTCCAGTCTTTGTTCATCCTATGATAGCAGAATATGGTAGTATGGTCGAGCTTTATTTCCAAAACAGAAGATCAACAACTCGAACATGATATTCATCATTTCTTATTTTAATTCTAGTTGTAGTTGGGGGAAGGCATCAACTTTCAAGATTTCACACTCATGCATAAACTACATATATCGCACAAATCACACCATCTGATGCTTACCTTGTTGCTGTACATCATACTATCTGATTTTGCGGTTCTAGATCCTGAAGAAGCCCAACCACTGGAATACTGAGGTTGGCAGGTGCGAATCATCTTCACACTGATGTATTAAGCAAAAGTCTTAAAAAGCTGTTGATATTTTCTATTAAGCAGATCTTTTGGACATCTGTATATAGACTGTAAGAAAAATTCTACCTTCCAACAGCTGAGAAAATCTTCATGAGGTTTTGGTGGCAGTGGTCCTCGGGCAAATTTTCAGCAATCACTATTCGAGACTAAAGGTGCAGGATGAGGAAtatcaaaatgataaataaacaaCAGAAAAACAATAAAATACTGATAAAAATCTGATATGAACTATTAGGTGGAAATAAATGTTTCATCAAATGTTTTTTGTTCTAAACTAGACAGCTAGCAATAAAAAAAGACCTACTAGCAACTCTTTCAAGTCGGTTTCAGTCAAAGAAATTTTGCGTTTGACCTTCATGCCATCGTCACTAACTACctacaaggacaaaaatcaaataaataagtaaatacaTTAAgtgaataaaaaaaaaagaaagagaaaacatGTCAGACAACAATTATGGCTGAAACTTACATGGTGGAAGCACATGATCCGCAGAAGAAAAATTATTAACACAGACAGTGGATTATTTTAGGTTAGAAAGGGGGGTGAGAAGGTGAAGAGGAAAAACTCACAAGCTTTGTAGAGCTCCGCAAAACTTGAGCAAGCTGTGCATGACTATCTACAAGAGCTTTAATCTTCTTGAACAAGGCAACCACGGATATTGGTACTATAGCAAAGAAAAGAAGTCCAGGCAGACTTAAGAACGATCATCAGAAACAAAAACTTAAAAATATCTATAAAAACAAGAACCAACAAGAAGAGACTCAAAAACACAATTGCTAAGGAAAACCCCACCCCCACCATATTAATTACACAAAGTAAAGGCTAAAGGACAAATTACCATATCCTTCGGGATCCTTGAGCATATGCTTTATTAGATGATCAGTTGTTGCCAAATTTAAATCACTGAAGTAGAACTCCACCTACAGACAATGTGAGTATTCTGAATTAGAAGAATAAAGAAATAGCAGAGCAGTTCCCTCCCTCATGAATCTTAAACAATTTCACAAgcacttcgaaattttttgaaaattttgcagcACAATTTTAGATCTTCAAAAGAGTTCTGTAATTTAAGTCAGCTTGTTATATACTGAGAGCTAGTAATTTACCATTTGCATAGAAGAGAAAATTCTAAGGAAACAAACGAATTATAAACAATAATAAACGAGCTCCTACTACTACTACGTCTCAATCCTAAACTAGTTGGTTAATTCTCCAGATCCATTGTGCTCTTTAGGGCAGTTTCATTTCAATGAATCTTAAAAAATTTCACAAgcacttcgaaattttttgaaaattttgcagcACAATTTTAGATCTTCAAAAGAGTTCTGTAGTTTAAGTCAGCTTGTTATATACTGAGAGCTAGTAATTTACCATTTGCATAGAAGAGAAAATTCTAAGGAAACAAACGAATTATAAACAATAATAAACGAGTTCCTACTACTGCTACGTCTCAATCCTAAACTAGTTGGTTAATTCTCCAGATCCATTCTGCTCTTTAGGGCAGTTCCATTTCAATACTCAATAATTCATCTTTAAAACAAATCTACCGTTCTCTAAAACTAGAGATTAATCATCTAGAGTAATTAAAAAAAACAACTAGTGTAAGTGATACAGAAATTTTTCTGCTTACTTGATTTATAATCTTTTGAAGAGCTTCTTCAGTCAACCCTCCATTTTTACTAGCATGATCCAAGTCAGCACCAATAACCATCTCTTGTGCAACTCCGGCCAAAACACCACCATAAAACGGCGACGGATACTGAACCGGCAATTGAGGAGCATAAACAAAATGGTTCTGAACCGGATGAAGAGTAGCAGCAGGAGTAGCGTACACGTGCACCAGCGTTTTCCCGGCCTGATTCAAATCGGTCAGCGACGTCGACGGAGAAATCGACGGAGACGATGAAGTTCGTGGAATGAATGCCGGAGCAAGCGCGTTGAGTGAAGAATTTCTCGAAAGAGAGGGCGGTGGATCGGACGGTGAAGAAGAGGCGGTTTGATCGAATGGACGGTCGGATGAGGATGAAGACgtagccgccgaggaattgaagGAATCGGGGAGGGAATCTAACACAGTTGCCGATTCCTCCAGAGCCATAACTATGAATTAAGTGatattaatttttgttttttcttgttgttgatttctttcttcttcttctttttctttattgtATAGTTTTTAGATAGGTAGATTAGAATCTAGGGTCTAAGGAGGGAATTATGTTTACTAGTTTTAGCAATTCTTCTTATTCTTGTGCTTCTAATTTTCGGAACAGAAACAAGTTTTTTTTCACAGTGGAAAAATCCCAGTaaaagaagagagagagaaaaaggaAGAAACGAAAAACAGCGGAGAGGATTTCTCGATCTCCCTTTTATACTTGTTTTTTGTGTACTACTCTAGTCTTCACTCCAGAAGAAAGTATGTATGGGACCCAATCATTGACTCTCTTCCCTCTTTTTCCACCCCTTCATATCTTTTAGGTTTTCTTTTGATTTTGCCTCCCTTCCTCtcttttctccttttattttttattttttttgttatccCTATTCCCTTTTTAATCATAGTTTCGAGGTTAATTTGTGAGTatcttaattattttatttgaaaattatagttttattttattattattcaaaaGCATGTATCATAACTATTTT is drawn from Nicotiana tomentosiformis chromosome 12, ASM39032v3, whole genome shotgun sequence and contains these coding sequences:
- the LOC104094140 gene encoding la-related protein 6B, whose protein sequence is MALEESATVLDSLPDSFNSSAATSSSSSDRPFDQTASSSPSDPPPSLSRNSSLNALAPAFIPRTSSSPSISPSTSLTDLNQAGKTLVHVYATPAATLHPVQNHFVYAPQLPVQYPSPFYGGVLAGVAQEMVIGADLDHASKNGGLTEEALQKIINQVEFYFSDLNLATTDHLIKHMLKDPEGYVPISVVALFKKIKALVDSHAQLAQVLRSSTKLVVSDDGMKVKRKISLTETDLKELLSRIVIAENLPEDHCHQNLMKIFSAVGSVKMIRTCQPQYSSGWASSGSRTAKSDSMMYSNKLHAFVEYESIKLAERAVAELNDEDNWRNCLKVRLLLRHTEKCGQARGKKVGHDSEHNFKEDDSFALEVNEKLNEESSHHLDARSNELAEEPDSDGMRKRCGRGKGQGQGQGRGHGRPQFHQNSCGGHLGAPMSNINHGSSVGNAPSNINRVGLGQPVFDQSAAAKQSSVPRMSDGTKGFSMGRGKPMAIKTT